The genomic segment CAATtataatatatgtatttatttgacttTAGGGGTGTTTTTATAAAACCAGAATGCCTAactcttaaataaaatattttgattcaTATCTGATTTTTCTTCCTACAAAACAGACTGACAGAATGAAAATCCTCCAGGGtgatttttaccagggctgCAACTCAAAACACACTCGCTTCCTCCTGCATTGATTACATGCTGACAGCGTCCTGCTTCCTCACTGCTGCAGCTCATATTTTGGTGAGAAATTGGACAGTTTTACGTGGCCACGCTTCCTGTTAGGCCATGACTTAAGACCTttcaaagaaacaataaaacagttgtCAGACATGATCTGCTGCCAGAGCTCTGCTGTGATTCGTGTAAAGCTTTAAATGTGATCAGTTTGgtcattttactttatttcccTTTCATGTACCAGAGTATATGAGTAGataattgataaataaataaaattgataaataataaCACAAACCCCAGACTGTAATCAAGGCTCTAATTTCTTTAGTGGTTTTATTCTGCTAATATGGACAAAAATCTGAAGAAAGTTCAATAACAACTGACTGCAATCAGTTATTTAATCAaatcattttgatttaattttctcaaAGCTGGCCCATGAAAAACAACTATATTcctaaataacatttaaaagataaataatgcaaCCACCCTATGAAATCAAAAGATGTCAGTGTTGGGCCCCGAGTGTTTCAGGATCCAAACAAAACCCCGGCACATATTTGGCTTTTGTCCCAGCACTGTGCAAAGGTTTTGAGTCCCTAATAATGTCTTTAAATGCAGCCAGAAAAACTAATGACTTATTAAAACATTGGCaaacatgaacagaaataaTCCCCAGCGCTCAAATAAAAGCTGCATCTAATCCGAAAAGAGTCATCAGTTCTGAAGAAACTTTAAGAGGTGAAACATCGTCTGTCCCAGAATTTACACCAACAACAGACACGGCAAAAACAGAGGTTGTCATTTTAATGAAGTTGAAGATCAATATTCGGTcatcaggaatagttctccagactttttgaaggacttttcaaagctcttctttggatgccgtcttttttttctttgtccagcTGGTCCCACACCGCTTCAGTAATGTTGTGGTCTGGGTTCAGGgtaggatccatccctccatcagacctgtttccactgattttctgtctgacttcagccttttctccctggttctcttccttaagaatggcttcttgacagccacccacccatggagaccatttatgatgatgaaaagtaGATGGAGCAACTGAAGGTCCACAGGCATCTCTAaagtcctggttcaggtctttgcagCAAAAATACTATATTTTTACTCAAGTGTGTAATCCTTTGAAGCGAAATTttaacatctctctctctccatatatatatatatatatatatatatatatatatatatatatatatattgattgattgaagaGTTATGCTTATGTTCATCAAAGAGTCCAATTGTTATCAATCACATGTGGGATCAATAATTGTTTTCATTGCTGCTGCAAGGAGGAGGATGCTGATGAGACAATAAATAGTAGAAACTTGGACTGATCTGTTACTGCTTGATAAATGAGGACGGCGTCATGAACAGGTGTGAGGTTGTGGAGAAATGTCTCTTGCCGTGTCTTTCAGGTAAATTTACACACCGGCTTCCAGACTGCTTGATTCAATAACGGCtgcagaaggaggaggaagccAACTATTGATTATGTCAACACAAACAGGGAGAGGGAGCTGAATCATAACGAGGAAAAGCGCACGCTAAAGTTGTGGCCACGTCGGGTTATTCATTCATAAAATGACGGTAACGAGCTAACTGTGCGCACCAGCGTTATTGCGCTGCTAGCTTGCAGACCAAACTGGGACACAGACAGACAGTAAGACAGATAGATAGCGGAAACTCACCTTGTCGGTTCTCGCTCAGCTGCTTCTCAAACTCCTCGAAATCTGACATTATGTCGGTAACAGTGCTGCGTTAAAGTACCGCGTCTTTGAGTGGTCTGGTGGTGGAAAGATGAGGTGGACTGACCGCTGTGTCAGAGCAGAAAATCCTCAGACCCCCAAGACTAATTCAACACAGAACTTCCGGTAAACCTTTCATAGTTAAAGCGTCGGACGTCAAAGAAATCACAGTTAAAAGACTTTCAGAAACAgctaaaatgactaaaattaaaccaaataaaaattatgAGTGAAATATCAATATAAAGCCCCTAAGACCAAACTCTGGATAATCCAGTGGTGCATCAAGAATACCTCTGAAGGGGGACACGAACCAGGATGAGGGtgttacatgtttttatttttcaagtgTACATTTTAGGTAAATCATGAAattattattacaactaaagtagTAATCTAatgttaaaagtaaacaaaaaaaatcataaaagtgTCAACAATTATATATACAACGCAGCCCTGTATGGATTTAATCGCTACAAACACCAAATCAGTAGTTTCATCGTTGAATCAGTTTACATGACCATAAAAATCCCATAACTGTGGgtaatcagatcattttaaaaatcagatcTGACATGTTTACGTGCATTGCAGAAATGTATTAACTGAACCACcatagtttacattttacatagtctgtttttaaatatgcCCAGAGTACTCTGTATGGAGTGAGACTCAAACATTCTGGACCAGTTCAAAAactttaatctggataaaagctatccagaTGTGGtaatcccattttttttttttttatgatggaGGATCATGTAATCCCTCTTACTTTTTTCCCGGCTGGTCAAAGCAGCattggattggatcaccctgatccagaatcctggTTTTCAAGATGACTAAATCCAGATTACCAGAACCTAAAATGATGTGGGCTACcagctatgtaaagaacaacaGGCAGAAGAGCCAATGTGGGGTTACTttaagtgttttcattttgagacAACACACAGAAATCACAAACATCCACttctatttataattttatgacTTCTCATCTGAGCCACAACAAATATGAAACAAGTTCATTAACAACTGAATGGTGGATATTTTGGAACCATCTTAAATAAAAACGATCAATGTCCTTCTCTGTGATGACGTTAATGATGCACTTATCAAATATGAGGTTTTAccaaattttctttttgaaatCCACCTTTAAATCCTACCCCCTGTTGGGATCAAGATAATCCTGGtttcttggatcaaagttatccaaATCCAACACAAACTGAGAGTTTTATCCAGATCACAGCTAGGATTGGATTACATAATCCAATCTGATTTCTGAatccttctttcccttttgaacaacccattttcaagattcaACATTTGAACAGCTGTCCTCATGTGGAAGCTAATAGGTCTGCAGAACTGactgtttttctgctgctgctgtccttTGTTTATACTCCATGAGGAGAAAACgattggttttgtttttatccctGATTTGGACAATTGTGACTGaactaaagataaaataaataaacatatagcAAGTATCTGCTGTCTATTCACATTGTGTCTACATCACTTCCGTTTTCTACCATTGTTTTTCTAAACACAAGCATAGATGAACTGATTAATTATTGTTATAGTGACTTTATTCtgctaaataaatgtaataaaaaaaactgtttttatcaaAAGGTGATATACTTaataatatgatttttttttttatccagatcaaTATGTTCTCCGTATTTTTACAAGACATAAAGTCTTATCAAACAGGATTAGGAGAAAGTACATTTTTTTGCCACCTTTGAGACTTTTAGGACTTCAGTTTATTCTGTTGCTGGCCTGGATCCACAATCTTCTGCTCCAAGCAAAGGGCTGCGATCCCCTTGGAATACTGAGCAATTCCCATCCATCTTTTTTGGTGGTTGGCACAGTTAACTGCCTTGTCATCTGTGCTTGGCAGCTTGTCTCTGAGGAAACTAAAATGAGCAGTGCTTTCTTGCTTTTGTGATGAGGTTGCACAGAAACTTCCTCCCCGATGGGACATAGCTATAAATACAAGACAAGCATGAATTAATGTCTGTATTTGTGCATATTAAAGCCTAACCACATAAGATCAGTTTGTTTGAATGAAGCCccatttaaccagtgaaagccCCTCTCCTCTCAGCTTGTTACTATACATACCAACATGCATGGAAAATAACTGACTCAGCTGTGCTGCTAATAAAAGACCTCAAATCCCAAAGTATTGCTGTGGCAGACTGACCGACTGTCGTGTTGGAGGAGCTCTGCTGAAGAGCGCAGCTACAGCTCCTCAGGACAGGAATCAAACCAGACTACCTGCAAAGGCCAAGGAAGCAGTAAGTGGTGGCtgcttattcatttattctaaACATTGAGGTTGAATGGTTTAGTCATTCAGTAATTATCTACTTTCTTTACCCTACCAGCTTattcaaaatgcaaaaacaaaacactgagaaAGTTTTCTtgatttattcttaacacaGAAAGCCGAATGGATAATAAAGTGCTCTGTTATTTCCTGGCTATGCTGTGGAATAATGTGTTGAGTGCTCTGTGACTCAGAGAGCTGCCTTTTCTATTTTAGTAGTGGTTTATATTTAGATGTCTTTTCTTTGACACAGTCGCTGTTTGACATGTAAACTTAAACCAGAAGGTTATCGCCAGTTGGATGCTTGGTGTGAGTGTTGAATTTTACAGTCAGAATGCAGAAAACTGGCACAGGCCAGAAAATAACAGTGTGTTGATGGATTAAGCCTAAAATAAAGGGCTCCTGGACTCAGACATGTAAACTGACCCCGTGTCCTCTGAAATATCAGCACCAACGCAAGACTGAAAGACTCTTTGTATGAGCTGAATGAACATTAATCACTTAATGTCTCTaaagtggttttatttttctgaatagtcgatttttcatctctttggagcaatttttgttttctgcagcatttaattaatttattttttggatGTAGTATCTATTTATATACAGTAATTTTTCTTCTTGCTACATACAGGCTGGCAgacagctttgttttttgtaatggAGGTGCGTGGTGCATTCCATGACAAATTACAAATcagagttttcttcttctgactggggggaaaaaataaccAACACTACATAAGTTTACAGCCTTATGTGTTTCAGCCTCTTCTTGATGGCACAATGACTTTCATTGTGGACATTCTTTGAGCCATCATCGCCTTGCAGCTGCTGAGAAACCACATTACAGAACATTTGGATATCAACATACTCGCCATTTTGAATAcaaaccatggctgattcagcaaagaaacgcaaaGGGACACTATTAGAGGAAAtaaggagaagaaagaaagtgacagagataagacaagagtcaacatcggactggcttttactggctgcagagatctcagagaaaagacaggttgcaagatggatgccaaattagccttcGTTAGGGGCACCGGGTATGGAAATGTGGCAAAGTTCAGCAGTATTGCTTTAAAGTATGAAAAGTTACATTTTCTGGTCTTCTTAACCCTTTCACAGCCTGCTCGTTTGGCAGAACAAATCTTTCAGTGattataatgtatttattaaatatttgttgagATAAATCATctcaaccatttgttaaaaatcaattcttattattattgtccataggaaaataaaaaatgcaaagaatcatgtttctgttgcttttttctTAGTGTGAACTTTAAATGGATATAAAATATTCGTCAAAGTACTGGTAGACTGTTGTGAATTTCTTTTTCAAGTTAGGAGAACTATCAAAGTTTGATTCAAAGTTAAGgttaagtaaagaaaaagatggagaggTTGGATAATCCAGTGAACTTCACACTGATAAtatgttttcagatttttatgccCACACAAAATCAAAAGATTATATTTTTGAGTGTTTTGAGTTACTTCAAACATAGACTCTTAAGCAAAGTTATATTTTCCTAATTTTCCTAATGTCTCCTGTAGTTTTTGCACTGTGCAGCTAACTTTTGTCTGTCCCTCCATATTTGTTTGGTTactctttgttgttgtttgtgtttctctaATTAAATTTGTGCCTCTTCTGTGTCCAGTCCTGAGGACTAACAGGGTCTGTTAGTATAGCACCAatatatggagaaaaaaaattataaaacaaagtctaaaactgaaaaatatataaacaatgcttttaaaaaaaggttaaagttGCATCAGTGAAAATATTTCTAATTGAAATTATTTACGTGGGGTACAAATTGGAAGACCTAAGTAAGAATTGCATTGAATGTTTAATAATTCtggtaaagaaaaatgtttaaaatgccttctttgtctttgtttcagAACCATAAGAACTCATAGTTAGATAGAGAAATGGTTTTAGAGGATGAGATGGATTCCAATGTAACAGAGCAGGAGAGCCTACGGGTATGAGATAGTCCTACTTGTTCAGTAAAATCCCATGTTTGACATCCCACACCATCCCATATCTTTGATGCAGATGGCATACCATCTGCATggttaaaatcaaataatttctcatttaaaaagtaTGTTCACATCCTAAAACATTCTTTAACCCAAGAATCCGTTGACTAACATGACTTCAATGAAAATTATGTCAACACAGATGGTTTATCAGTTATCATTTTCTCTTCAGTAGTGTTTAGTAATTAAAAATTGagactttctttttaatgtttgcataGCTTAACACAAAGACAAGAAGTTAATAATCCCACCAAATACCTTAAAAGCCGCGTATTAGTTTTTGTATGAATTAAACAAAGGGACAAAATATGGTTTATAGGTTTGGACAGGTGAACAGATGACCTGTTATCACAGAAACCAACTCTTGGCTTCTATTAGCCTGTTTTCTCAAGAAAATTTTAAGTATTTGACAGTCTTTGAGTTAATTTAAACTCAGTTAAGCTATGCTAGCCAGCTATGTGTTTCTATTAGCCTCTCAAGAAAGTGTGAACTGGATCACTGTTTACAGTATTTGCGTTAAGCTAAGCTAAGTAAAGCTAAGCTAACCAGCTATGCGTTTCTATTTGCTTGCTTGTTCAAGAATGTCTGAACTTTCATTCTGTCTTAAGTCTTTGTGTTAAGCTAAATTATATTAAGCTAAGCTAAATAAACTAACCAACTCTGTGTTTCTATTATCTTCTTTTCTCAAGAAATGCAGAACTGTTTCACTCTTTGTGTTTAGCTAAGCTAAGTTAAGCTTAGCTTACCTGCTCTGTGTTTTCAGTAGCTTGTTTTCTCaagaaatgcagatttttttttcctatattttCTACAAGTATCATCTGGACATCACCCCTatctttatttctgtatattaaaatataataaaagcaTTTTTCAAAACATCCTTCAGGAGATGGAGCCATCATGGACCACCACCGTTCTCCTGGTGCCCTGTGTGGTTGTGCTAACAGCTGGATTCTTTTACATCTATGGCATAATTATGAGTCTGTTATCCAAAACATCAGTACGCAATAAGGTGGTGGTCATAACTGATGCTCTATCTGGACTGGGAAAAGGTAGGTCAtcatttgaggaaaaaaaattatgtttgcaTTTCTGAAGGCAACGTGATTTCTTACTTCTTCTGTGTCTCATTTAAAGAATGTGCAGGTGTGTTTCACAAAGGAGGAGCAAGGCTTATCCTCTGTGGGAAAAACTGGGAGAAACTTGAGGAGCTTGCAGATGATATGGTGAATGTTTCTGATCCCACAGACGTAAGTATAACCACCCAATGCAAGATGAGAGAGTATCAGCAGGTGTAAGAAGTACTCACTGAATAAAAAGTCCAAATGATGCACTGTAGAAATTATGTTTCTTACTACAAACTTATATGCATGTTCACTTAATTTACTTGAAGTGTGTGGCCttggaagaaaaatgtgaaatggaaactaaattaaaatcaggacaaaaattATGCATCCTTTTATCATTACATCCAGCATAAAACTGGTTCAGAAGTGTAGTCTTAAAGACaaactgcaataaaacatatttgaatTTCTTATGGATATCAATGTGGACTAGCAAAGCTGTGCCATGAAAATGTAGctgtgtaataataaaaatcagcaAGTAACTTTTAAAAGGAGATGGgcttaagtaaaaaaatttCAAAGAATACAACTTGCAGGCCCcatccctctctgctgtgcttcagctctgCCTGCGAAGCCCCCTTCCTAAACAATAGGCAACACCCACGCTTCCTGGCTCTGATTCGTCATTTTCACTCAAGGACAGTGGATTTTTGCAAATTGTCATTCAAAGCTTTAGAGAAGTTAGGGATATCAGATTGTTTCCGCAAGTTTTGGCAAAAatgagaaatgtttattttcaatcaAGTTCCGCTTTACTAAATCACGGAACACAGGCAGCTGCTGATACATCACTCTACCTCTGCTGGGAATCACTATAGCAACTGcatccattttattaaaaaaaataataggaaagaaaaaaacaattagaagATGGTATATTGAATATCTTTTCAGATGCTTACATTTGCATTTACTTACAtcactttattttcattgtctttCTTCCTCAGACCTTCCCCCCTAAGCTGGTGTTATTGGACTTTGAAGACATGGACAGCATGCCTGAAGCCATCGCAGAAATCCTGGAGTGTTACGGCTGCTTGGATATTCTCATCTTCAACGGCAGCTTGAAGGTCAAAGCTCCTGCACAGAGTCTTTCTCTGGAGATGGACAAGCTTCTGATGGACAACAACTACTTTGGGCCCATCACACTGGCTAAAGGTAAACAACCAGAATTCCTGAAAATAATCTTAACAGTGAAGATATTACTGTTCTGCCATCTGTTTCAGGTGTGCTGCCCTCCATGATCTCAAGGAGAAGTGGTCACTTGATCCTGGTTAACAGCATCCAAGGGAAAATAGCAGTACCTTTTCGCACTACATGTAAGTTCAAAGATCTACAGTATGAAGAAATCACTTCGGAATCTCTTAATTCTTTGTGAAGCAAACGATGCCCTACCCACCTGCTTTTTCAGATGCAGCCTCTAAACATGCAGTTCAGGCTTTCTTTGATTGCCTGAGAGCTGAAGTGGAAGAATACGGCATCTCCGTCAGCACCATCAACCACACCTTCATCAGCCGCTCCGCTTCTGAAATGCCAGCTTCCAAATCCCTTTGGTCATGTAAGTACAATCTAAGGAAACCAGAAAGGAGTTCAGATACAGACattatggttttgttttagCCACACTGGCTAATATTATAAACACAATATACTGTTTAAGTCTTGGACCaaccctcatttctttatattctaCTCCCAAGGTCAGTGGTCTTGAGTAATAGTTATTCAGGCTTCCTTATAGTCTTTATTTTGGATGTTGTCtgctttttctctcattttcagtccagtccattatcaaagaaaagtcttttttgcTTGTTAAGCTACTTAGCTATGTCCTATGAATTCTTCAACAATAAAAAGACTCCACATTTATGGTTTATGTTGTGTCTAACACTCCCTTCAACTTAGCCAAGAAACAATTTTGAATTGGACCTTAAGGCACTGTAATATTAGCAGCCTGCCAAAAAGACTCATTGTCCCTATTTGCTCCTATTTGTTGCACCTATGAACATTTTTTCTGCCTGTGATGGCTGTTAGTGATGGCCtgaagaaagagaaacaaatccagcaaagtcCTGACAGGACCTgtgagatgcatctggacctttagTTGATCACTCAACTGTTCAttatcagaaatggtctccatggaaggagGGCTGTTGAGAAGCCATActtaaagaagagaaagaaggagaaaaggctgattcatgatacaagaactggactgaagatcagtgtaACAGCTCTGATGGAGGATTATTGAAGCAATGTTGAATCATTTGGAAAGAGACCGgaacaaaaggtagaaaatattttaagaacAACTTTAGagagtccttcaagaagccagGAGAACTATTCCTAAAGACTACTTAAACATGACAAGAGAACCTATCTAAGAGGCCTCATGCTAAGCTGTTCAGACaaaatattcacttttaagcccctaaaatctgtttttgtccatataaactgtattttcatttaatctttcaGAAAACTGATGCAGCTTTTTCCAAATTTTtctgacaaataaagaaatgagggatATCTCAGACAACAGTGTCTTTTCTCTTTGCAGTGTTGTACACTAAGAAGCCGCTCGGCGTTTCTCCGGACGAGGCGGCCACGGAAATCGTGAAgactttaaacaacaaaaataaagaggTGCTAATTGCACCATCCCTCCCCAAGATGGCCATTTATGCCAGATCCTTCTTCCCCAACGTGTTCTTCGCTGTGATGGCTTCCGGTGTGAGGAACTCTGCTGCTGCCGAGCCGATGTAAAGATGCTGTCTGACACTTAGATATCATGACAGCTGTAATacagctgtttttctgtagCAGTGGAACTGTAGTAGTCCATAGTTTCACCACtgaaagaatatttttaaaaatatattttacaggTTAAtacaaaaattacattaaaatgtaaattatgaaGAACCTATTGGATTTCTAAAATTGTAAAcaataaacatacaaataaatgttGTATTGCCttgaatttattttctatttaaattatGTAATAGTCTTGTTTTTGAGgcattttctttgaaaaaattTTAGAAGTTTATTGATGACATCAATATCACATATAAAAAATTAGATTCAGCATTGATTTCTCATCTTTGTGATTCTTGTAATATTTATCATGGGTTTCTTTATAATGGAAACTGTGTTCTTCTGTTCACTTACTGAAAGATGAAAGCAATAATAGTTTAATGCTTTTAAGTTTTTCCAAGAATTATTATCTGGGCcacattaaagaataaaaaaacacacaaaaggtaAAAACTCAATGACAGTGATATAATCAGTTATAAAGGAATAATCACAATTTTGTTAATATGGCACAGACAGtgataagaaagaagaaatgtggAGAGAGACAGAGTTACAGACAATAACAACCTCATCACCCCGTCTAGTACAATTTCACAGACGCCcagatttaaaatgttgaaGAAACAGTGTGCATCAAGCttctttatcaaatcaaatcacattaaaatataataaaatcagGCTTTATTTACATACCAATTTTTACACAGTTTTCACTGTCTTGGACTGCTCACTGAACTCCATTGACGACGTTGCAGACAGATGGATGTTGGCCATCATAGACAACTCCACCCACCCCATGCATCCTGCTGTAGTGGtcctgagcagctccttcaggtCAAGGTTGCTACACCTCCAGCCATGATGTGGTTCAACCTCAAAAGACTCTTcattcaataataaaaaaaaaccacaaagatGAAAGTACCATTTATTCACCAATTTAAAATCACTTTCCCTCACTCATCAGTATTTTctcagatttttctctttttaaagcaTAATATTCATTTAATGCAATTCAGTTCTTTAAATTCTTCAAAGTTTTCAGCAAATTCAGCCAAAATTATTCAACACTATGATCACAGAAAGAACATTCTCTAGTGTGATGTCATTTTTATCTACATTGTAAGAGGAGTTTCGATATTTTAGAGATAGagatttaaaattaataaataaaagatggaacTCATTCCAGGCTGACAAAAATATGATTATCTTAatcaaacataaataacataaagCAAAATTAAAGACTTAGTGTACTCAAATCCAACAAAATTATgagtttagatttttaaaatgatttaatctcAGTTATttgtgagaaaacaaaaaatgacatGGGCCCAAAGTTAAATGAAGTAGCCTGAATTAATcctggaaagtttttatttagcgAGCAAAGTAACAGATAATGAATTATTATGTCGCCCTCTAGCGGACAAAGTAGGAAACACCAACTCGTCTACATGCAGCtgtgtgttctgtttgtgttgttaaatggcctttaaaataacttctagactCACTGAATTAATTCACCGCGTTAAGTTCTGTCAGACCGCCTTCAGCTCGTTAAGCTGCGGCGGA from the Melanotaenia boesemani isolate fMelBoe1 chromosome 2, fMelBoe1.pri, whole genome shotgun sequence genome contains:
- the LOC121632549 gene encoding dehydrogenase/reductase SDR family member 7C-B-like isoform X1 — encoded protein: MVLEDEMDSNVTEQESLREMEPSWTTTVLLVPCVVVLTAGFFYIYGIIMSLLSKTSVRNKVVVITDALSGLGKECAGVFHKGGARLILCGKNWEKLEELADDMVNVSDPTDTFPPKLVLLDFEDMDSMPEAIAEILECYGCLDILIFNGSLKVKAPAQSLSLEMDKLLMDNNYFGPITLAKGVLPSMISRRSGHLILVNSIQGKIAVPFRTTYAASKHAVQAFFDCLRAEVEEYGISVSTINHTFISRSASEMPASKSLWSLLYTKKPLGVSPDEAATEIVKTLNNKNKEVLIAPSLPKMAIYARSFFPNVFFAVMASGVRNSAAAEPM
- the LOC121632549 gene encoding dehydrogenase/reductase SDR family member 7C-B-like isoform X2, which codes for MEPSWTTTVLLVPCVVVLTAGFFYIYGIIMSLLSKTSVRNKVVVITDALSGLGKECAGVFHKGGARLILCGKNWEKLEELADDMVNVSDPTDTFPPKLVLLDFEDMDSMPEAIAEILECYGCLDILIFNGSLKVKAPAQSLSLEMDKLLMDNNYFGPITLAKGVLPSMISRRSGHLILVNSIQGKIAVPFRTTYAASKHAVQAFFDCLRAEVEEYGISVSTINHTFISRSASEMPASKSLWSLLYTKKPLGVSPDEAATEIVKTLNNKNKEVLIAPSLPKMAIYARSFFPNVFFAVMASGVRNSAAAEPM